In the Arachis ipaensis cultivar K30076 chromosome B10, Araip1.1, whole genome shotgun sequence genome, one interval contains:
- the LOC107620016 gene encoding cysteine-rich repeat secretory protein 55-like has protein sequence METLYYVIVLCVISFVVLVLPNDFSIADTDLQRGSECSQADYSVKGEESERNLQSLLDSLASNVVDHHGFYQASVGKKSNKVYGAVLCRGDVSAKNCSNCTLESIKVATRDCSKSRDVAIWFTWCFLRYSNESFFGVMESTAAAITNDTDFDESYVVPEGLEFMIGIAGSAPEQPYMFQTSVLNSSRYGMAQCTRDISRVDCRACLDSQFSIFRNVIGNKRRWEIYGHNCFMWYNDYQFYSNVTTLLSDARKTSCGGIFEIVVTIAAFLLVL, from the exons atggagacATTGTACTATGTTATTGTTCTTTGTGTTATTAGCTTCGTTGTTTTAGTTCTTCCAAATGATTTTAGCATTGCTGATACAGATCTACAAAGAGGTTCAGAGTGCTCACAAGCCGATTATTCTGTGAAGGGAGAAGAATCGGAGAGGAATCTGCAAAGTTTGTTGGATTCTCTAGCTTCTAACGTGGTTGATCACCATGGTTTCTACCAAGCAAGTGTAGGAAAAAAGAGTAACAAGGTTTATGGTGCAGTTTTATGCAGAGGTGATGTTTCAGCAAAGAATTGTTCAAATTGCACCTTAGAATCTATCAAGGTTGCAACACGTGATTGTTCTAAGAGCAGAGATGTTGCAATCTGGTTCACATGGTGTTTCCTTCGGTATTCGAACGAGAGCTTCTTTGGAGTAATGGAATCGACGGCGGCGGCGATCACAAATGACacagattttgatgagtcttatGTGGTTCCAGAAGGGCTTGAATTTATGATTGGAATAGCAGGTTCAGCTCCAGAGCAGCCATATATGTTCCAAACATCGGTCTTGAATTCGAGTCGATATGGCATGGCTCAATGCACAAGAGATATCAGCAGAGTTGATTGCAGAGCGTGTCTTGATTCTCAATTTTCCATTTTCAGAAATGTTATTGGAAACAAACGAAGATGGGAGATTTATGGTCATAATTGTTTCATGTGGTATAATGATTATCAATTTTATTCTAATGTCACAACTCTTCTTAGTG ATGCTAGGAAGACTTCTTGTGGCGGAATTTTCGAAATTGTTGTAACTATTGCCGCGTTTCTGTTAGTTTTGTAA
- the LOC107620017 gene encoding pathogenesis-related protein PRB1-3-like translates to MTFNFCNHRISFPFRAKRMKRLLKISMIVISLVSIIPLCSPSQSFPEDYLEGHNVARAKVGVKPLKWDKELESHAHKFVNEHIANCKGIMSMSHSSNSMYGQNSGYNPYHASAASAVKAWVAQERNYDPISNKCIDGNPASCHCYVQVVWGASTYLGCARGDCHNNEGTLVTCYYDPSANFPAQRPYSIMH, encoded by the coding sequence ATGACATTTAATTTTTGCAATCATCGAATTTCTTTTCCCTTTAGAGCTAAGAGAATGAAAAGGTTGTTGAAGATTTCGATGATAGTAATAAGTTTAGTAAGCATTATTCCTTTGTGCTCACCGAGTCAAAGTTTTCCAGAGGACTATCTTGAAGGTCATAATGTTGCACGTGCTAAAGTTGGAGTTAAGCCATTGAAGTGGGACAAAGAACTAGAATCACATGCTCATAAGTTTGTGAATGAACATATTGCAAATTGTAAAGGAATAATGTCTATGTCTCATTCTTCTAATAGTATGTACGGCCAAAACTCTGGATATAATCCGTATCATGCTTCAGCAGCATCTGCAGTGAAGGCATGGGTAGCACAGGAACGAAACTATGACCCCATATCTAACAAATGCATTGATGGTAACCCTGCCAGTTGTCATTGCTACGTTCAAGTTGTTTGGGGTGCATCAACTTATTTAGGTTGCGCAAGAGGTGACTGCCACAATAATGAAGGCACCCTTGTTACTTGTTATTATGATCCTAGCGCCAACTTTCCAGCTCAACGCCCCTACTCAATAATGCATTAA